One part of the Rutidosis leptorrhynchoides isolate AG116_Rl617_1_P2 chromosome 1, CSIRO_AGI_Rlap_v1, whole genome shotgun sequence genome encodes these proteins:
- the LOC139840756 gene encoding uncharacterized protein At5g01610-like: MRSNLFRRPTGPTSPAIHSLLILSSIALLLIISVELPLSSAAGTPTAYEKLLEYDFPVGLLPIGVTGYELNTDTGEFKAYLKETCTFKIQGYNLKYKSTISGVIEKGKLKNLSGINVKILIVWLNIVEVSRKGDTLDFSVGIMSAGFGVSNFIESPECGRGFDCNDMNDDDDDLMLSSY, from the coding sequence ATGAGATCAAATCTTTTCCGACGACCCACCGGTCCCACATCTCCGGCAATTCACTCCCTTCTAATTCTCTCATCCATAGCGCTCCTCCTTATCATCTCCGTCGAACTTCCACTTTCCTCCGCCGCCGGCACACCGACAGCATACGAAAAGCTACTCGAATACGATTTTCCGGTGGGCCTCCTACCGATAGGCGTCACCGGCTACGAGCTGAACACCGACACCGGAGAATTCAAAGCATACTTAAAAGAAACATGTACGTTCAAAATTCAAGGGTATAATTTGAAATACAAGTCAACGATTAGTGGAGTGATTGAAAAAGGAAAGTTGAAAAATTTGAGTGGAATTAATGTGAAAATTCTAATTGTGTGGTTgaatattgtggaagtgagtcgaaAAGGCGATACGCTCGATTTTTCGGTTGGGATTATGTCTGCTGGATTTGGGGTTAGTAATTTTATTGAATCCCCAGAATGTGGTCGTGGATTTGATTGTAAtgatatgaatgatgatgatgatgatttgatgttgTCTTCTTATTGA
- the LOC139840763 gene encoding uncharacterized protein: MYISLQLPFIILLFTSVVLARRPTAYEVIQDYGFPVGLLPSSVKSYDLNRETGEFMVTLRDKCSFPFDGYDVKFKEVFSGVIKIDKLTKLKGISAGKFWVSMDIVEATRLGDEVDFSAGVFSLGFDVEDFEKSPQCGCGFDCDDLKVKDDKLLDLSM; encoded by the coding sequence ATGTATATATCCTTACAATTGCCTTTCATCATTCTACTCTTCACAAGTGTCGTACTAGCTCGTCGCCCAACGGCCTACGAAGTGATTCAAGATTACGGTTTTCCAGTCGGTCTACTTCCATCAAGCGTAAAGTCTTACGATTTGAACAGAGAAACCGGTGAATTCATGGTGACGTTGCGTGATAAATGTAGTTTCCCATTTGATGGTTATGATGTCAAGTTCAAAGAGGTTTTTAGTGGAGTAATCAAAATAGATAAGTTGACGAAATTGAAGGGAATAAGTGCCGGAAAATTTTGGGTTTCGATGGATATTGTGGAGGCTACTCGCCTCGGTGATGAGGTGGATTTTTCGGCTGGAGTGTTTTCTCTTGGGTTCGATGTCGAGGATTTTGAGAAGTCGCCACAATGTGGTTGTGGGTTTGATTGTGATGATTTAAAAGTGAAAGATGATAAGCTTTTGGATTTGTCAATGTGA